GCTCATTGAGGTAATGCGGATCATTCAGTTCCGGAATTTGAACCGTCGTATTGCGATCCTGTCTCAGACAGAACGCTGCTACAAAACCAATCACCAGCAGTGCCAGTGCTAAACCAACTTTTTTATCTTGATGCATTTGAACCTCGCCTCGAATGTTACGCTGTGTAATTAGCGTATCGGGCGAAATTCTTTTCAAGAAAACCTGATTTTCTCAAGATCGGCTCAGCGCAGGGAGATCACGTCTACATGATCACACTTGAGTCGATCATGCAGAAAATATGGCGAACGGTCGAAACAGACTCACCAGTTGATAGGCTTGTAGCAGTTATAGCACCTGGCGAACCGGCAACTGTTATCACATTCCGGGAGTCAGATCCTGTAGCAGGAGGAAACCCGAAACGGCGTGATTCAGTTCAACTCCTGTTTACGACGCAGGCGGCTGAACAGATTCTTATATCTCCCCAGCGCCGGCCCTTTCAAATGGGCTGTTGCAGACGGCCGGGTACGGGTCTCGGTCTGTGAATCGATACGGACTGAGTTCCCCGATGGCAAATCGTACTGTTCACTCGAGAAGACCGGGCTTTCCGGTTCTTCATACTCCGGCTGAACCACATCATAAATCTCCAGTTCCTCTTCAGAAACTTCGATTGATGTCGTTTCAGAATAGTTGCGAATTTCATTCAAGGCGCCGAACAGGCCTTTACGGGTTTCTGCACAGACTTCATAGATTTGAGCTGCCAGCAGGTCTTCAAACGAACCGTCTCCTCCGGCGATCTCTCGAGAGAGTTCTTCCAGTACATCTGAACTCAGATGTTTCAAATCCGCGTTATCGAAGACCATCGTGGGCACATCCGGGATTTCCGCTGCATCCATATCAAAGATTTCTGCAAATTCGGTTAATGCAGCAGCAGTGGCATCCGGTACGGATTCGATTTCTTCCTGGCTGACCTGTTGCTGTTTTGACACAGACTGAAACTGGGGCGGTCGCAGTTGCAGGGACTGATTGATTCTCCCTCGAGTTTCAGCGGGCAGGGTAGCAGGGTCGATGCCTGCATCAATGGCGGCATAGCGGTCAATAATCTCAGTGAATCCGGTATTCAGTTCCGGTGATGTGACTGTTTCCTTGATTTCCCGCGGTGAAACAGTCGCTTTGACCTGCTCGGGTGCTTCAGGCGGAATTTCCTGCTGATTTTGTACTTGGATTACCGCTTCCGCAGACTGTTCCACTTTAGAATCGCTGCCGACTTCAATTGCTTCGATCCCTTCACCAAAGGAAAATAAATCAGCCGAATCCCAACTGGAGTCTTCGGAAACGGTTTCGGAATCCTCATCCGAAGTTTCCACCAGTTGATTCAACTGATCTTCCAGAACTGAATCAATCTCATATTCTGTCTCATACTCCACCATTGATGAGTCTTCAGAGACCTGTTCTGATCTGGAACCGGTCTGGCCTTTACGTAACTCATCTAAAGGAGAAGAAGCGGGCAGGGGGTCATTCCAGTGTAACGGCAGTTGTTGCAGATCTGTGAAGGCTTCCCGGGCAATTGGTTCATTGACAAGGGGTGAGTCCTGTAAATATGCCAGCATCAGACAGTGATCACAGATCTGGTTCAGGCAGCGTGGCAGACCATCACTGACATGCGTAATAAATTTGACGGCATCTTCTGTAAAGCAGGTTCGTTTGTCTGGGGAAACACGCTGAATTCGATAGGCGATGTAGGACTCAGATTCCTGACGTGTCATTCGGTCCAGATAAACCTGACAGCCGATCCGCTGATTGAGAGAGGACAAGGCAGGTTGAATCAATGTTTCTTCCAGAGAGGTCTGTCCGCAGAGCAATAACTGCAACGCCGGTTTACCATCAATGGCAATGTCAGACAGAACACGTAGCTCTTCTAAAAACGACACACTCAGGAGATGTGCTTCATCGATGAGCACCAGCAGAGGCTGTCCGTGGATTAAGTATGAGGAACGGACCTCCGCGGTCAATGCCAGCCTTAGTTCCTGCTCGCTGACTTTCTCATAACAGTCGGTCAGGTTATACAGCAGGGTCTGCAGCAGTGCTCTGACAGTCGGAAAATTACAGTGCTCAACAAACTGAACCTGAAACTGATCTTCCAGCCGTGCAATCAACTGGCGGCAGATTGCCGTCTTTCCCGTGCCGGCATCCCCGGTCAGAATCGTGATTCCATTCAGGCTTGAAATAGTCACCAGTAATTCTTCAAGAACGTGCTGGTGCTCTGCTGCCTCGAAAAAACAGGCAGGTGAAGGTGAAACGGTGAAGGGTCGATCCGTGAACCCAAAATTTGTTTCGTACATTTCCAATAACCTTTTCACGTATTTATTGCATCAGTTCCCGAGGGAGACTGGAGTTTTGATTCTGAACGGAGGAACAGAACGTGCAGCGCATCTCTCATCATGATTGATCCTGTTCTGTATGAACAATTCATCGAACAGGTTATGGTCTCTTCTTGAGTATTACCAATACAATCGACAGTATCTGATCAGGGTCCCTCAGGCGCATTACCCAAACCATAGATCTTGACATCCACCAGCCTCTTAGAAACGAGACATTACTGTTTAAATAGAATGGGTAACCTGACCGCAAAACGAAAAGAACTGGATGATATCGATTCCCGAAACCAATTGATTCCAGACAATACCGGAGGGATCCTGAAGAATTTCCATATCACACAACTCTTTTATTTCTCTTTATTTACGAAAATCCCTCAGTTTAGAAGCAACTCTCTCCTTTCTCTTACCGGATTGCTGGAGTAGACTTTATATCTCAGCGGAAGCAGACCGGTTCTAGCTGCTCGTTACCGTCTCGGTTTTATTGAACTTTTCATTGACTTCAGTGTAGCGAAATACAAATTTACCTGTCATTATTTTCAAGCTCTGAAATGTTTTCCTTAGGTCTCAGGAGGCGCACGTAGAAATTCTGATGTCAGAAGCCACTCTTTCCTTTTCTGATCCTGATCAGATTCCCATATTACTGGGGACGCACGACTGTCATATACGACTCATTCAGGATGCACTGGGCATCGACGTCGTTCATCGAGGCGATGAACTTCGAATCATCGGGGATGATGCCCAGATCCAGAAGTCACTCCGTATTTTCTCTGAACTGAGGGCGATCGTTGAAAACACGAAACAACTGAAAAGTGAGCAGGTACAAACCGCGCTCTCCAACGGGAACTCAACTGGGAAACAGTCCAAGCAGGCTCCCATCGCCACGCCTTCTTCGATTGATCTCTTTGAGAAAACCAAAAAGGTACATCCCAGAACGCCAGGCCAGTCAGACTACATCAAGAACATTGCAGAACACGATCTTGTACTTTGTACAGGCCCTGCCGGCTGTGGTAAAACGTTTCTGGCAGTCGCCATGGCGATCAATGCATTGCGGACCGAACAGGTTCGCAAGATTGTGCTCGTGCGTCCTGCGGTCGAAGCGGGCGAAAAACTGGGCTTTCTCCCGGGGGACATGCTGGCAAAAGTGAACCCGTTTTTACGTCCGCTGCTGGATGCGCTCGGCAGTCTACTCGACTACGATCAGGTCAGTCGATATATGGAAAATGATATCGTCGAGGTTGTCCCTCTGGCTTTCATGCGCGGGCGAACTCTGGATAATACATTCATTATCATGGATGAAGCACAAAACTCGACGGTCACCCAGATGAAAATGTTCCTGACCCGGATGGGCATGGGCTCTAAAATCGTGGTCACCGGAGATATTTCACAAATTGACTTACCACCTGACGTTGCCTGCGGCATGACAGACGCCATCGATCGCCTGCGAAACATTAAAGGTGTGGGAGTCACTCAATTAAAAAACGAAGATATCGTGAGACACAGACTGGTCGGTGAAATCGTGAAGGCCTACCAGAACGAAGACACTCTCGTACAGTAAATCTCATCCGCTTCCCTCGTTTTTTTATTCCAGATCATCTCAGGTTACTTTCATGGCTTTTTTTGGCTCAAAGAAATCCCGAACTGCACTTGCTGCCAGTTTGCGCGATTCCTCCAAATTGAGTTCAAGATTGCGCGAATTGTTGAGTAACCGGGGGACACTCTCTCGCTTGAGTGTCTGCCTGTTGACAATTCTGATTCTGATGGTGGCAGTAGAAAGCTGGAAAGCCCCGTTCCCCTATCGACTGGGCATGTTTTTCGAACATGGGATCGTGGCGAATTCCACGTTCAAAGTCGCCAATCCCATCGAGACAGACCGGCAACGGACCCAGAAAGAATCGGAAGTCCCCTATTACTTCAAACATAACCCGAACCTGATCGACAAGCTGCCAGAATTGCTGAAGGATGATCTGATCGCGATTGCCAATGCCAAATCCCTGGATGAACTGAATACTGACATCCGGGCTGAACTGGGGCTCACTCCGTCCCGCCGACTGGAACAGTTTAGAGACCAGTTTCCGGAAGAACCAGAGCAGACCTTTGCTGAACTGAAATCGCTGGTCAGCAGTCCTGATTCCAAAGATACTCAAAAAATCAAAGACCTGATCGACGACTTCAAAAAGCTGATCGCGCCACTGTCGGACTTTGGGATTGTGAATGAGAATGATCTGGCCCAAAACCAGATCAGGATCTACGATGATAAGATTACCATCATCAATGATGTCACTAACGAGGAGAAAAAAGTCACCCCCTTTGACATTCGTCTGCCTGATCAACTGTCAGCAAACGGGGTCATCGGCCTGCCATTGGAAACCAATGTCTACAAGCGCCTGGTCCCCCTGAAGGAAGTACTTTCCCACTGGATTCATTTCCAGGCCCCCACCACTCTGGTTTACGATCCCCAGAGGACGCTCGAGGAACGCAATCAGGCCAGAAATCAGGTGGAAGAAATCTTTGACACCTTTCAGCGTGGCACTATTCTGGTGGAGCCAGGTCAGCTAATCGACGACAACCAACTGGCTTTGCTGCGAGCGGAATACGAAGCCAAGGAAAAAAAAGTCCCGAGTTATGAACGGGGCATTCGCATTACGATCATCTTTCTCATGCTGGTCGTCCTGGCGGTCCTGAATGGATATCATCTGCTGCGAAACAAAAAAGCGGTTGCCAGAACAGTCAGTCGGTTAAGTATCTATTTAAGCGTGATCATTCTGACCATTTTCCTGGCCCGCCTGCTTTCCTATGACCCCTGGCGTGCCGAAGTGCTGCCGCTGGTTGCGACAGTCATGGTGTTTGCAATTGTCTACGACCAGATGATGGCCATTCTGACTGCTTTATCCCTGTCTCTCGTGATTTGTCTGTCAACAGGAGGGTCACTGGGACATTTCGTCGTGCTGATGAGTGTCTCTGCCGTTGCTGTGACATCCCTGGGGAACGTCTCATCCCGTTCCACCCTGATCAAGCTGGGCTTCGGCATGGGACTGACTTACTTCCTGGTCTACTGGGGGATCAACCTGATCAATAATCAGGAGCTCTCGAACGATTTCTTTGATCAGCAGATCGTCTGGGAAAGTCTACAAGGAGCAGGGTGGTGCCTGGCTGCCGGATATCTGGTCGCGGGCAGCCTGCCTTTCATTGAATCCCTGTTTGGCGTCGTCACCGATATCAGCCTTTTGGAAATGAGTAATGTCTCCCATCCGCTGCTGCAGGAACTGGTGCGTCGCGCCCCCGGTACTTATAACCATTCCATTTCCGTCGCTACGATCGGAGAGGCTGCTGCAGACAAAATTGGCGCCAATGGACTGCTGGTTCGCGTTGCCGCCTATTATCATGATATCGGAAAAATGTTGAAGCCTCAGTACTTCATTGAAAATATGGTTCAGGGCAGTGAAAGTCTGCACGACAACCTCGCCCCGGCAATGAGCACATTAATTATCATCGGTCATGTGAAAGATGGCGTCGACCTGGCCCGTCAGCACAACCTGCCTCAACCGATTATCGATTTTATTGAACAGCATCATGGAACTACTCTGGTAGAATACTTCTTCCGCGAAGCAGAAAAGCAGGCGGATCTCAGCCCGGACCACAAAACCGACGCTGAAGAATCGTCGTTCCGCTACCCAGGCCCGAGACCTCAGACCAGGGAAGCGGGGGTCATGATGCTCTCCGACGCCGTCGAAAGTGCCAGCCGCACCCTGAGTGATCCAACGCCGAAACGCATCAAGTCGCTGGTACATTCACTCGTCATGAAACGACTGCTCGATGGGCAGTTTAATGAATGTTCACTCACTTTAAGTGAAATTAATGTTGTGGAAGAATCACTGGTAAAATCCCTGATCGGTATTTACCACGGACGAATTAAATATCCGGAAGAGCGCTCCGCTTAATCCCCGATAGAAAATGGAATGAATACAATAGACCAGTTCCAGATCGAGATCCAGAACTCACAAACACAACTCGCCATCGACGAACAACAGCTGAAAACAGCAATCAGTTTTCTGCTGCAGTCCGAACAGGTAAACCAGGCCGAAATCAGTCTGGCCATCGTTGACAATCCGACCATCCGCCAGCTGAATCAACAATATCTGCAGCATGATTACGACACGGATGTTTTGAGTTTTCTGCTGGATTGCGACACCGTAATGGATTCTACCCAACTGGAATACCGTGGAGCTGGTAAGCAGATTGAAGGGGAAATTATCGTATCCGCGGAAATGGCACTGGCGATGTCTGCAGAATACCAATGGCCCGCAGAACAGGAACTCCTGCTGTATGTGATCCATGGATTGCTGCATTTATGTGGTTATGACGACCTCACGGAAGAAGAACTGCGCATCATGCGTCAACGTGAGCAACAGATCTTCGACCACTGGCAGACCTCAATTCCCAGACGCGAAGAGTGAAAACAGATGATTGAGAATGACACCTGGAATAATTACCAGTATAACTATAATGCGATTCTGTCAGTGAAACAGAACCGGTTTCGAAACATTTTATCTGAACGTTTACAAGACTTATGATTCCGCTGACTCTTTCTGTTCTATTACTCCTGACTCTGTCAGCAGCCCTGTTGGGATTTTCTTTGCGCGATTTCTCACGAAGCCGCCTCGAAACGCTGTGTAATGAAGCTGAGGTTCCTGATCGATTCAGCGAAATTTTACGCTCTCACCCCACCGTGCTACTGGCTGCTGACATTTTCTGGCTGACGGGTGTGATTCTGATCTCGATCATTTTCACTCATAAATACCTCGAAGTCCCGCGAGACTTCAGTACTCCCGCAATCACCATCCAGTTTACAGCGCAAATCCTGCTGATCCTGCTCACTGGGATCCTGCTGTTGATGGCAATTCCCTGGACGATCTCCCGGATCGCCGGCGAACGCTTCCTGCAGACATTCTGGCCCGTGATCAAGCTCCTGCCCGTCTTCCTGAACCCGGTGACCTGGCTCTGCTGGAAAATCGATGAATTCTCTCATCGACTGGCTGGCAAAGAAGAAAATAAAAACGGCCGGGAAGCCAATATCAGCGAAGAGATACTCTCAGTTGTAGAAGAAGGCGCCCGCGGAGGGATCCTCGAATCGGAAGCTGGAAAAATGATCCAGCGCGTGATGGAACTCCAGGACGAAGATGTCGGCGCCATCATGACCCAGCGGATGGATATGGAATACATCTCCGTGAATGCGACTCTGGACGAAGCCCTGCTGAAGTTCATTGATGTCGGACATTCCCGTATCCCTGTCATTGGTGAATCGACAGATGATATCGTGGGAATTCTCTATGCACGCGAATTGCTCAAACATTTCTCAAAAGAGAATCAGAATTCTGAATCTCCCGAAGCATTAACCATCCAGAAACTGATGTTTTCTCCCTTTTATATTCCTGAAACGACGGGGATCGACTCTCTGCTGGAGACCATGCAGAAAGAACATGTTCACATGGCAATTGTGATTGATGAATATGGGGGGGTCGCCGGACTGGTTACGATGGAAGACGTTCTGGAAGAAATTGTCGGCGACATTGTTGATGAATTCGATGAAGAAGAAGAGCAGATGATTTTTGAAACCGGGGAGAATATTCTCGAAGTTGATGCCCGGGTCCACATTGATGACTTGAATGAGCAATACCATTACGATCTACCGGAAGGTAAAGACTTTGATACTATCGGCGGATTTGTAATTACCCAGATCGGAAAAGTACCTCAACCTGGAGAAACACTGATCTGGCAGCAGTTAAGAATTGAAGTTCTTGAGTCCGATGAACGCAGAATCAACAAGCTTCGCATTGAACTGGATTCTTCACTGGTCGAAGAATACGACACCGACAACTGACAGAAATCCCTATACTGCTTACCAGCGTTCCACTGGTCCGCCGGGGACGGGAATATGCATATCCGGCAGCACACCGCTGCGGGAACCGACGGCAGGTCCCTCAGCGGCGATTTTTCGCACCGCTTGATCAAACTCATCCAGATTCGATGCCAGTTGAAATTCATGTCGCAAGGCGGGTTTCACGCGCATCGACTTCAAATACCAGTGCCCCATTTTCCGGAACATGGAAATCGCCCGTTTTTCGGTCGTCATCTCCAGCAGATAGCGAAACTGACGCAACAACAGTTCCAGGCGATCATCGAAATTCCCAGGAGGATCATAGCCCCCGGTCTGCTCCCACTGTACCAGTTGCCGAAAGATCCACGGATTT
The sequence above is a segment of the Gimesia algae genome. Coding sequences within it:
- a CDS encoding ExeA family protein; the encoded protein is MYETNFGFTDRPFTVSPSPACFFEAAEHQHVLEELLVTISSLNGITILTGDAGTGKTAICRQLIARLEDQFQVQFVEHCNFPTVRALLQTLLYNLTDCYEKVSEQELRLALTAEVRSSYLIHGQPLLVLIDEAHLLSVSFLEELRVLSDIAIDGKPALQLLLCGQTSLEETLIQPALSSLNQRIGCQVYLDRMTRQESESYIAYRIQRVSPDKRTCFTEDAVKFITHVSDGLPRCLNQICDHCLMLAYLQDSPLVNEPIAREAFTDLQQLPLHWNDPLPASSPLDELRKGQTGSRSEQVSEDSSMVEYETEYEIDSVLEDQLNQLVETSDEDSETVSEDSSWDSADLFSFGEGIEAIEVGSDSKVEQSAEAVIQVQNQQEIPPEAPEQVKATVSPREIKETVTSPELNTGFTEIIDRYAAIDAGIDPATLPAETRGRINQSLQLRPPQFQSVSKQQQVSQEEIESVPDATAAALTEFAEIFDMDAAEIPDVPTMVFDNADLKHLSSDVLEELSREIAGGDGSFEDLLAAQIYEVCAETRKGLFGALNEIRNYSETTSIEVSEEELEIYDVVQPEYEEPESPVFSSEQYDLPSGNSVRIDSQTETRTRPSATAHLKGPALGRYKNLFSRLRRKQELN
- a CDS encoding PhoH family protein, which encodes MSEATLSFSDPDQIPILLGTHDCHIRLIQDALGIDVVHRGDELRIIGDDAQIQKSLRIFSELRAIVENTKQLKSEQVQTALSNGNSTGKQSKQAPIATPSSIDLFEKTKKVHPRTPGQSDYIKNIAEHDLVLCTGPAGCGKTFLAVAMAINALRTEQVRKIVLVRPAVEAGEKLGFLPGDMLAKVNPFLRPLLDALGSLLDYDQVSRYMENDIVEVVPLAFMRGRTLDNTFIIMDEAQNSTVTQMKMFLTRMGMGSKIVVTGDISQIDLPPDVACGMTDAIDRLRNIKGVGVTQLKNEDIVRHRLVGEIVKAYQNEDTLVQ
- a CDS encoding HD family phosphohydrolase produces the protein MAFFGSKKSRTALAASLRDSSKLSSRLRELLSNRGTLSRLSVCLLTILILMVAVESWKAPFPYRLGMFFEHGIVANSTFKVANPIETDRQRTQKESEVPYYFKHNPNLIDKLPELLKDDLIAIANAKSLDELNTDIRAELGLTPSRRLEQFRDQFPEEPEQTFAELKSLVSSPDSKDTQKIKDLIDDFKKLIAPLSDFGIVNENDLAQNQIRIYDDKITIINDVTNEEKKVTPFDIRLPDQLSANGVIGLPLETNVYKRLVPLKEVLSHWIHFQAPTTLVYDPQRTLEERNQARNQVEEIFDTFQRGTILVEPGQLIDDNQLALLRAEYEAKEKKVPSYERGIRITIIFLMLVVLAVLNGYHLLRNKKAVARTVSRLSIYLSVIILTIFLARLLSYDPWRAEVLPLVATVMVFAIVYDQMMAILTALSLSLVICLSTGGSLGHFVVLMSVSAVAVTSLGNVSSRSTLIKLGFGMGLTYFLVYWGINLINNQELSNDFFDQQIVWESLQGAGWCLAAGYLVAGSLPFIESLFGVVTDISLLEMSNVSHPLLQELVRRAPGTYNHSISVATIGEAAADKIGANGLLVRVAAYYHDIGKMLKPQYFIENMVQGSESLHDNLAPAMSTLIIIGHVKDGVDLARQHNLPQPIIDFIEQHHGTTLVEYFFREAEKQADLSPDHKTDAEESSFRYPGPRPQTREAGVMMLSDAVESASRTLSDPTPKRIKSLVHSLVMKRLLDGQFNECSLTLSEINVVEESLVKSLIGIYHGRIKYPEERSA
- the ybeY gene encoding rRNA maturation RNase YbeY, yielding MNTIDQFQIEIQNSQTQLAIDEQQLKTAISFLLQSEQVNQAEISLAIVDNPTIRQLNQQYLQHDYDTDVLSFLLDCDTVMDSTQLEYRGAGKQIEGEIIVSAEMALAMSAEYQWPAEQELLLYVIHGLLHLCGYDDLTEEELRIMRQREQQIFDHWQTSIPRREE
- a CDS encoding hemolysin family protein; protein product: MIPLTLSVLLLLTLSAALLGFSLRDFSRSRLETLCNEAEVPDRFSEILRSHPTVLLAADIFWLTGVILISIIFTHKYLEVPRDFSTPAITIQFTAQILLILLTGILLLMAIPWTISRIAGERFLQTFWPVIKLLPVFLNPVTWLCWKIDEFSHRLAGKEENKNGREANISEEILSVVEEGARGGILESEAGKMIQRVMELQDEDVGAIMTQRMDMEYISVNATLDEALLKFIDVGHSRIPVIGESTDDIVGILYARELLKHFSKENQNSESPEALTIQKLMFSPFYIPETTGIDSLLETMQKEHVHMAIVIDEYGGVAGLVTMEDVLEEIVGDIVDEFDEEEEQMIFETGENILEVDARVHIDDLNEQYHYDLPEGKDFDTIGGFVITQIGKVPQPGETLIWQQLRIEVLESDERRINKLRIELDSSLVEEYDTDN